The genomic DNA TACAGATAAAATGGTACAGACATACACCCGTTTCATTTTCATACGATAAACCTCCATCACATAATCATGCCGTAGTTAAGATAAGGCACGTAAAGTTTTGTTTTATATTCTCATGTTATTACACGTATGGCGCCTTTGTCAACAGCATTATCCCTGATCCGATGCATTTATGGTTTTACAAAACAGAACAGGCGGGGAATGTTTTCCCCGCCTGTTGATTAATAAGTTGGTCTTACTTTGTTACCGGATGAGTTTACGTCTGATGCTCACAAGACCAGCCAGACCGGTACTTAAGAGCCAGATTGCAGGAGGAATGGGGACAGGATTGCCGATGGGGATCAACAGACCACCGGCGAGATTAATAATGCCGGAGCGGTGCCGCTTACAAACAAGCAGCAAGCCCGTTTAAATCAATTACCGGCTGTGAGCGCGAGATACAGATCTATTGATCGCATTATACTCTGATTCGTTGAGATATCCGTCGCCGTTCCTGTCGTATTTTTTGAAATCTTCCACAGTTAAATTAGGAACAACAGCGCTTAGCTCAACCGGGGTGATCCTGCCGTCGCTGTTGTTATCCACATCCCTGAAATGTAAGCTGTTTGTCCTTTCAATTACTCTAACGGGTCGGCCTTTATTGGTTCCGGCCGGTTTATATTTTTGTTTAACAGGTTCAGGCTGCGGCCTTATTGTTTCTTGACGTAATGCAATGTCTGTACCTTTTGTTATTCTTGCACCGTCGCCTGTGTAGGATATTGCAATTTTATCGCCAACCCGTATTTGTTCAAGGCTCTTGTAGCCCTTAAAGACCGGATTGATGACATCGAAAGTTACTATTATCCCCTTGTTTCTCACGGTAATGGTTTTACTAGCCACATTTACCTTAGTAACAGTGCCTATGAAATCGCCTTTTGACTTTGCTTTTATAATGAATTTTGATGTTTTTAAAGAATTTTTTGTGGATGATTTCTCCGCAGCAGGTTTTTCCTGTGCAATTGCCGGGCCCATCAGGGTACAGACAAAAAATGTAATGAAGACTATAAATGTTAAATGATTTACTCTGTGCCATTTATCTATTATGTTCATTGATCACTTATCCTGTTTTCTTGTTTAAGCCTTATTCTACTCAACATGGCCAAGTTCTTTTGATATAAGCCTTGATGCCTTTAGCAGTTCTTGTATAATGTCTTCAATGGCACCTTCTTTTATCTGGAATGCCGGTTGAGTTGCTCCAAGTGCGGCAACAACATTTCCGTAATAATCCCTGATCGGTACTCCGATACCCAGCAATCCCTCGACAATCTCATCCTTTTCAATATAATATCCGAGCCTTCTTGTTTCATCCAGTTTGCGCATAATTTCATCTATATCCGTTACAGTGAATTCTGTTATTTTAGTTGGAGGATACTGTTTCAGAAGCCGTTTTCTTTCATCCTCATCCATATATGCAACCAGTGTCATACCGAGCATTCCGAAGTAAGGGGGTCTCTTGAGACCTGTACGGGAACTGACCCGTATAATACTGTTTGACTCATTTTTGTCGATATATAAAAGCTGGTCGTTTTTTATAACACCGAGAAGAATAATAGCCTTAAGGTTCTGTGCGAGAGCGTCCATATGAGGGGCTGCAGCCTTCCTTATAGACAGGGATTCATATACAATACCGCCCAATTCAAGAAATTTTAAGCCCAAACTGTATTTTTCGTTTGCAAGATCATATTTAAAAAAACCGGCATTCTCAAAGGTCTTAAGAATTCTGAATACTGTTGTTTTGGGAAAACCGGTCATTCTTTTTATCTCGGTAAGTGTAAATGCATTTTCCCTGTCACTGTATAGATTTAATATTGTAACAGTTTTTTCAAGAACCTTTACGCTGTACTTATCGTTCATATTAGTTTTTTACTTTGTCTTTTCCTTTAAAAATGTGCACTATTATCAATTGACTATGGATAACTATATCTCCATGAAAAGATGTTTATATAGATAGCCTTAGCCACAACCCAGGGGCAATAGTCATCTGCACCGTGTGAAAGTCAGGTTTAATTTATTAGCACAAACAGGTGTACATGTAAATATCATTAATTGCTTCTGCTTTATTACTTATCCTGATGGAAAATATGAGTTTAAAAGAGATAATAAGATAAAAAACTTTACATTATATACGTTATATGATACTAAGAAAAATATTTTTAAAAAATGATCAAAAAGTAAAACGGATTTTATGAATAAAATAAAGCTTTTTTTGAGAAAGAGTTTTACCTGTATAACAATTATGGTGATTCCCCACTCAAAGTTTAGGCCCTTAAAAATCAGGGTGTCTGCAATAGGTTTGTTATCTTGCTTTATCCTTTGTTTTATCGGTGCCGGTTATTTAATATCTATAGGGATAAACACCATAGAATATTATGGGATGAAACAAAAATATCTCAATATCTCCTCCCAGTTCAGTGAACTTAAAACTGTCATGTTTTCTTTAAAAAAGGCGAACGAAGAGTTCTCAAAGCTTCTTTCCTTTAAATCAAAAAAAGTCATCCTTGAAAAAGCAGATTTTACAAATACCGGTGCTCTTGATATTGAGCTGTTAAAAAAACAGGTTGATGAGACCATCCAATCTGTTTCAGAAGTAAAAAAGTACATCGAGGAACAGAAAAATATTTATCAAACAACCCCAAAGGGGTGGCCGATTAAGGGAACAGTAAATTCAGCGTTTGGCCTTAGGGAACATCCAATTTCCGGAATAGAAATATTTCATTCCGGAATGGATATCGGTGCATCTATTGGCACACAGATAAAAGCAACTGCCGACGGTATAGTCAGTTTTTCAAGCTGGCACAACGACAGCGGTTACATAGTAGTGCTCGAACATGGAAATGGTTTTACCACCGTTTATGCCCACAACAGCAAAAATTATGTCAAGATTGGGCAAAAAATAAAACGAGGAGAAGCAATTGGAATTTCAGGCTCCACAGGTGCCACTACGGGCCCGCACCTACATTATGAGGTCTGGAAAAATGGGAAGCCTGTCAACCCTGCTTCATTTTTAAAGGATATGACATGATGATGTTCAGAAAAAAAGCACCATCGCTTGAGGTGATTATCGGGCCTGAGTCCACCATTAAAGGTGATATTGTTACCAAGGGTGTTATCAGGATAGATGGCGATGTTTCAGGGGATATCGATGCTGACTGGCTAATAGTAGGTAAAAAGGGGTTTGTCAAAGGCAATGTTATCTCAAGAGGCGTATTGATAGACGGAAGGCTGGAAGGAAATATAAAGTCAAACGAGGTTGTAGAAATCAAGTCCGAAGGTATTATAGAAGGGGATATTAGCACAACAAGACTTATAATGTCTGAAGGTGCTATTTTTGACGGTCATTCTTATATGAAAAAAGCCACAAACTTAGACAATAAGGATGTTTTATACTTTGAGCAAAAACTTAAAAAGCTATTATAAATTGAAAAATATTCTTACATGCTTTAGCAGCACAAAATATGGGAAATAATGCCATCGTGAGGTTTTATGATAAATTTAAGTCTGCCATTTGTCAGGATATATAGATTTTTGTTTAAAACCGGTTTAGACTGCAAAAAAAAACGGCTGAAAAGGAGGAAGAAATGATAAACATTGCTCCCAAGGACTCAGGTGAGAGTGAAGAAAAGGTCACAACAATAATTGCCGATGATTTGGAAATTCAGGGTACCATGAAATTCAAAAATTCTCTCATGATAAAAGGCGTCCTTGAAGGAGAGATCATATCGGAGGGGTTGTTGATTGTAGGACCAACTGCAAAAGTTACAGCTAAGATTACCACAAAGAATCTCATCTCTCACGGCGAAATTAAAGGGGATGTTACTGCCAGTGATAGAGTTATATTGAAAAACACTTCAGCCCATAATGGCAATATTACGACGCCAAATATTGTAATAGAGAGCGGTTCTATCTTTAACGGATCTTGTATTATGAAGAAGGAAGAGCCTGTTGTTCAGGCACCGGATATTGTTTCTACTGAGACTATAGTTAACGAAGAAACAATATTAGAAGAAGAAATAACGAGAGAAGCAGAGGAACCAAAAACAGAGGAACAAAAAACAGAGGAACCAAAAACAGAGACAGGCTGGTCTTCAGAAGATGGATATTCTACACCGAAGCTGCCGAAGACTGAACTGTTTTGAATTTTATGATTCTAAAACTTTAGTTATGTTTTTAAACAAAAGCTAAGGTAGGTGTTATATAATGATTGAAATTCTTAATAATTTTAACAAACCAAGGAGGCAAACATGACAAATACAACTTCCAATGTTTCTGAAGTAGTTGAAAAAGACGTTACCACTATACTTGCTGATGATTTGGAAATTAAAGGTACAATAAAGTTCAAAAGCTCTCTCATGATAAAAGGTGTTCTCGAAGGAGAGATCATATCGGAGGGGCTATTGATTATTGGGTCAACAGCAAAAGTTACAGCTACAATTACTACAAAAAATCTCATATCCTATGGTGAAATCCAGGGTGATGTTACCGCCAGCGAACAGGTTATTCTGAAAAGCACTGCAGTCCATAACGGCAATGTAACAACACGTAATATTGTGATTGAGAATGGTTCTGT from Pseudomonadota bacterium includes the following:
- a CDS encoding M23 family metallopeptidase, coding for MNKIKLFLRKSFTCITIMVIPHSKFRPLKIRVSAIGLLSCFILCFIGAGYLISIGINTIEYYGMKQKYLNISSQFSELKTVMFSLKKANEEFSKLLSFKSKKVILEKADFTNTGALDIELLKKQVDETIQSVSEVKKYIEEQKNIYQTTPKGWPIKGTVNSAFGLREHPISGIEIFHSGMDIGASIGTQIKATADGIVSFSSWHNDSGYIVVLEHGNGFTTVYAHNSKNYVKIGQKIKRGEAIGISGSTGATTGPHLHYEVWKNGKPVNPASFLKDMT
- a CDS encoding EF-hand domain-containing protein translates to MNIIDKWHRVNHLTFIVFITFFVCTLMGPAIAQEKPAAEKSSTKNSLKTSKFIIKAKSKGDFIGTVTKVNVASKTITVRNKGIIVTFDVINPVFKGYKSLEQIRVGDKIAISYTGDGARITKGTDIALRQETIRPQPEPVKQKYKPAGTNKGRPVRVIERTNSLHFRDVDNNSDGRITPVELSAVVPNLTVEDFKKYDRNGDGYLNESEYNAINRSVSRAHSR
- a CDS encoding IclR family transcriptional regulator produces the protein MNDKYSVKVLEKTVTILNLYSDRENAFTLTEIKRMTGFPKTTVFRILKTFENAGFFKYDLANEKYSLGLKFLELGGIVYESLSIRKAAAPHMDALAQNLKAIILLGVIKNDQLLYIDKNESNSIIRVSSRTGLKRPPYFGMLGMTLVAYMDEDERKRLLKQYPPTKITEFTVTDIDEIMRKLDETRRLGYYIEKDEIVEGLLGIGVPIRDYYGNVVAALGATQPAFQIKEGAIEDIIQELLKASRLISKELGHVE
- a CDS encoding polymer-forming cytoskeletal protein, with product MMMFRKKAPSLEVIIGPESTIKGDIVTKGVIRIDGDVSGDIDADWLIVGKKGFVKGNVISRGVLIDGRLEGNIKSNEVVEIKSEGIIEGDISTTRLIMSEGAIFDGHSYMKKATNLDNKDVLYFEQKLKKLL
- a CDS encoding polymer-forming cytoskeletal protein, which produces MINIAPKDSGESEEKVTTIIADDLEIQGTMKFKNSLMIKGVLEGEIISEGLLIVGPTAKVTAKITTKNLISHGEIKGDVTASDRVILKNTSAHNGNITTPNIVIESGSIFNGSCIMKKEEPVVQAPDIVSTETIVNEETILEEEITREAEEPKTEEQKTEEPKTETGWSSEDGYSTPKLPKTELF
- a CDS encoding polymer-forming cytoskeletal protein, whose amino-acid sequence is MTNTTSNVSEVVEKDVTTILADDLEIKGTIKFKSSLMIKGVLEGEIISEGLLIIGSTAKVTATITTKNLISYGEIQGDVTASEQVILKSTAVHNGNVTTRNIVIENGSVFNGSCMMKARDINPV